A genome region from Nitrospirota bacterium includes the following:
- a CDS encoding mannose-1-phosphate guanylyltransferase/mannose-6-phosphate isomerase, with the protein MKSDVHLYAVILAGGSGTRFWPLSRHLYPKQLLRIIGDETLIQQTMRRVLRCVPPERIMISTTPAQADSIRYQLGEWKDALQDNFVIEPEGRNTAPAIGLVAAELVRRDPLAVMLVLPADHVVQGNRHFQAAVSLGVQLAQQGQLVTFGIPPIRPETGYGYIQPDRKIRLGRKGGLTGYPVARFVEKPDAKTAIRYLKSGQYYWNSGIFLWQASTILEEIARHQPDLGVALKPIGQALRSGSGDRLARLYHKLAPVSIDHGVMERSDRAAVIPVEFLWSDVGNWSSLEEVAARDKAGNVVSGKVVDLGSRDSILYADRRLVATIGLSGMVVVDTPDATLVCPKDRSQDVKAIVEILKKQGAPEQLEHRTVFRPWGSYTVLEEGKGYKVKRVSVNPGGRLSLQLHHQRSEHWVVIAGVARVTCGRRVFDINVGQSTGIPKNTRHRLENPGSEQLHIIEVQNGPYLGEDDIVRFHDDYGRGVKAPRRPQV; encoded by the coding sequence ATGAAATCTGATGTCCATCTCTATGCGGTGATTCTCGCCGGAGGCAGCGGGACCCGTTTCTGGCCCCTCAGCCGGCACCTCTACCCCAAGCAACTCCTTCGGATCATCGGTGACGAAACGCTGATTCAACAGACCATGCGACGGGTGCTGCGGTGCGTGCCTCCGGAGCGGATCATGATTTCCACCACCCCGGCACAAGCTGACTCGATCCGCTATCAACTCGGGGAGTGGAAGGATGCGCTTCAGGACAACTTCGTGATTGAGCCGGAGGGCCGGAATACGGCTCCGGCGATCGGGCTGGTGGCTGCCGAACTGGTCCGCCGAGATCCTCTGGCGGTGATGTTGGTATTGCCGGCCGACCATGTCGTTCAAGGCAATCGGCATTTCCAAGCCGCCGTGTCGTTGGGGGTGCAACTGGCCCAGCAAGGACAGCTCGTCACGTTTGGTATTCCTCCCATCAGGCCGGAAACGGGGTATGGGTATATCCAACCGGATCGGAAGATCCGCTTGGGGCGCAAAGGAGGATTAACCGGCTACCCGGTGGCCCGATTTGTGGAAAAACCGGATGCCAAGACGGCGATCCGGTATCTGAAATCGGGCCAGTATTACTGGAACAGCGGCATTTTCCTCTGGCAGGCCAGCACCATTTTGGAGGAAATTGCCCGGCATCAGCCGGATTTAGGCGTGGCGCTCAAGCCCATCGGGCAGGCTCTCCGGTCCGGTTCGGGTGACCGACTGGCCCGCTTGTACCACAAGCTGGCCCCGGTTTCGATTGATCATGGTGTCATGGAGCGCTCGGACCGGGCGGCCGTGATCCCGGTGGAATTCCTCTGGTCCGATGTCGGGAACTGGAGCAGCCTGGAAGAAGTGGCCGCGCGCGACAAGGCCGGGAACGTGGTCAGCGGCAAGGTCGTGGACCTCGGCAGCCGCGATTCGATTCTTTACGCAGATCGCCGGCTGGTCGCCACGATCGGGCTCTCCGGCATGGTGGTGGTGGATACGCCCGATGCCACGTTGGTCTGTCCCAAAGACCGGTCCCAGGACGTCAAAGCGATCGTTGAGATCCTCAAGAAGCAAGGGGCTCCCGAACAGCTGGAGCACCGGACGGTCTTCCGTCCCTGGGGCTCGTATACGGTGTTGGAAGAGGGAAAGGGGTACAAGGTCAAGCGGGTCTCTGTGAATCCCGGCGGCCGCTTGTCGCTGCAGTTGCATCACCAACGCAGCGAACATTGGGTGGTGATTGCCGGGGTGGCCCGAGTGACTTGTGGGCGCCGTGTATTCGACATCAACGTTGGCCAGAGCACGGGGATTCCGAAGAACACGCGGCATAGGCTGGAGAACCCTGGCTCGGAGCAGTTGCACATCATCGAGGTCCAAAACGGTCCGTACCTCGGCGAAGATGACATCGTGCGGTTTCATGACGATTATGGGCGCGGCGTAAAAGCGCCGCGCCGTCCGCAAGTCTGA
- a CDS encoding class 1 fructose-bisphosphatase, whose protein sequence is MRPFPITLTRHILQAQAAHPGATGEFSALMAQIGLAGKMIASDLRRAGLINILGYTGDTNVQGEAVKKLDEIANEIFVKVFQHSGLVCALASEEMEKPVKLEENWPRGKYMLLFDPLDGSSNTDVNMPLGTIFSVLRFEGKGGLPSDAELVRVGTEQVAAGYLMYGSSTMLVYTAGHGVHGFTLDPGVGEYLLSHENIRMPARGKVYAANEGNYHKWPAGTQRYIDYLKAQDKAGGRPYSGRYSGCLAADVHRILLGGGIYLYPGETDKPEGKLRLLYEANPLAMVVEQAGGRASTGVEPILSIKPTAVHQRVPLIIGSREDVETAEGFIQGRRTS, encoded by the coding sequence GTGAGGCCGTTTCCCATCACCTTGACCCGACATATTCTGCAAGCGCAGGCTGCGCATCCTGGCGCCACGGGGGAATTTTCGGCCCTCATGGCCCAGATCGGGCTGGCCGGCAAGATGATCGCCTCGGATCTCCGCCGGGCCGGCCTGATCAATATTTTGGGCTACACCGGCGACACGAATGTGCAGGGGGAGGCCGTCAAGAAGCTGGATGAAATCGCCAACGAGATCTTCGTCAAGGTGTTTCAGCACAGCGGCTTGGTCTGCGCCCTGGCTTCCGAAGAGATGGAAAAGCCGGTGAAACTGGAAGAAAACTGGCCCAGGGGCAAGTACATGTTGCTGTTCGACCCCCTGGACGGGTCCTCCAACACCGATGTCAATATGCCGCTGGGCACCATCTTCTCGGTCCTGCGGTTTGAGGGAAAGGGAGGATTGCCGTCGGACGCCGAGTTGGTTCGGGTCGGCACCGAGCAGGTGGCGGCCGGCTACCTCATGTATGGGTCGAGCACGATGCTGGTCTACACGGCCGGCCACGGGGTCCATGGATTCACGCTGGACCCGGGCGTGGGCGAATACCTGCTGTCGCACGAAAACATTCGCATGCCGGCCAGAGGGAAGGTCTACGCGGCCAACGAGGGAAACTATCACAAGTGGCCGGCCGGCACGCAGCGCTATATCGATTATCTCAAGGCGCAGGATAAGGCCGGCGGAAGGCCCTACAGCGGCCGCTATTCCGGCTGTCTGGCGGCGGATGTGCACCGCATTCTGCTGGGCGGCGGCATCTATCTCTATCCCGGCGAGACGGATAAGCCGGAGGGCAAGCTGCGCTTGTTGTACGAGGCCAATCCCCTGGCGATGGTGGTGGAGCAGGCGGGCGGGCGGGCCAGTACGGGCGTCGAGCCGATTCTTTCGATCAAGCCGACGGCCGTGCACCAGCGGGTCCCGCTGATTATCGGCAGCCGGGAGGATGTCGAGACCGCAGAAGGATTTATCCAAGGCCGTCGGACTTCTTAA
- a CDS encoding class I fructose-bisphosphate aldolase, whose translation MNKRVQDILSWYGSDNAGTRMNLARLLGHGKLGGTGKLVILPVDQGFEHGPARSFAPNAAGYNPHYHFQLAIDAGCNAYAAPLGFLQAGAAEFAGRIPLILKLNNHDVLHDEKDPLSAVTGSVKDALRLGCSAIGFTIYPGSAHSQTMYGQLRELSEEARDNGLAVVVWSYPRGSALSKEGETAVDVVAYAAQIAAQLGAHIIKVKLPTAHLEQAAAKKVYEAEQVPIKTLAERVRHVVQSSFDGRRIVIFSGGAKSDDKNVFEEARAIRDGGGFGSIIGRNSFQRPKADAIKFLQTVMGIYAGEIQ comes from the coding sequence ATGAACAAGCGCGTTCAGGACATTCTGAGTTGGTATGGAAGCGACAATGCCGGCACGCGGATGAATCTCGCGCGATTGCTGGGGCATGGCAAGCTGGGCGGCACCGGCAAGCTGGTGATCCTGCCGGTGGATCAGGGGTTCGAGCATGGGCCCGCCCGCAGCTTTGCGCCCAACGCGGCCGGCTACAATCCCCATTACCACTTTCAGCTGGCCATCGATGCTGGCTGCAACGCCTATGCGGCCCCGCTGGGATTTTTGCAGGCGGGTGCGGCGGAGTTCGCCGGCCGTATTCCGCTCATTTTAAAGCTGAACAACCACGATGTGCTCCATGACGAAAAAGACCCGCTGTCCGCGGTGACCGGCAGTGTGAAGGACGCGCTGCGGCTTGGCTGTTCGGCCATCGGATTTACGATCTATCCGGGCTCGGCCCATAGCCAGACCATGTATGGGCAGTTGCGGGAGCTGTCGGAAGAGGCCAGGGACAACGGCCTCGCGGTGGTGGTCTGGTCCTATCCGCGCGGATCCGCCTTGAGCAAGGAAGGGGAAACCGCGGTGGACGTCGTGGCCTATGCGGCGCAGATTGCCGCGCAATTGGGCGCGCACATCATCAAGGTGAAGTTGCCCACCGCCCATTTGGAACAGGCGGCGGCAAAAAAGGTATACGAGGCCGAACAGGTGCCGATCAAGACCCTGGCCGAACGGGTGCGCCATGTCGTGCAGAGTTCGTTCGACGGCCGCCGCATCGTGATCTTCTCGGGCGGGGCCAAGAGCGACGATAAGAATGTGTTCGAAGAGGCCCGCGCCATTCGCGACGGCGGCGGGTTCGGCTCGATCATCGGGCGTAATTCGTTCCAGCGGCCCAAGGCCGACGCGATTAAGTTCCTGCAGACGGTCATGGGCATCTATGCGGGAGAGATTCAGTAA
- a CDS encoding GDP-mannose 4,6-dehydratase, with protein sequence MKRALITGITGQDGSYLAEFLLEKGYEVHGIVRRVAIEDPEHRLWRILHIKDRVKLHAASLESLPSIYRVFRAVEPDECYHLAAQSFVTYSFEDEFSTLNSNINGTHYVLSALHDCVPQCRFYFAASSEMFGKVSQVPQTEMTPFHPRSAYGISKVAGFHLTRNYREAYGIKAASGILYNHESPRRGFEFVTRKISSHAARIKLGLAKEVRLGNLDAQRDWGHAREYVRAMWMMLQQDEPEDYVIATGETHTVREFAEAAFSHLGLDYREHVVLDPGLKRPAEVEILLGDATRARQQLGWSCQIKFKELVREMVEADVQLLSEADGAVMRGRPRP encoded by the coding sequence ATGAAGCGCGCTCTCATCACGGGCATTACAGGTCAAGATGGTTCGTATCTGGCCGAGTTTCTACTCGAGAAAGGCTACGAGGTGCATGGGATTGTGCGTCGTGTGGCGATAGAAGATCCCGAGCATCGCCTCTGGCGGATTTTGCACATCAAAGACCGGGTCAAACTTCATGCCGCCTCCTTGGAAAGCTTGCCGAGCATCTATCGAGTCTTCCGGGCGGTCGAGCCGGATGAATGCTATCACCTCGCGGCGCAAAGCTTCGTCACCTATTCATTCGAAGACGAATTTTCAACCCTGAACTCAAACATCAACGGCACCCACTACGTTCTCTCTGCGTTGCACGATTGTGTCCCACAATGCCGGTTCTATTTTGCTGCATCGAGCGAAATGTTCGGCAAAGTCTCACAGGTGCCCCAGACGGAGATGACGCCGTTTCATCCTCGGTCTGCCTATGGCATCTCGAAGGTGGCCGGGTTCCACCTGACCCGCAATTACCGGGAGGCCTATGGGATCAAGGCCGCGAGCGGGATTCTGTACAACCACGAATCGCCTCGTCGGGGCTTCGAATTTGTCACCAGGAAGATTTCCTCCCATGCGGCTCGGATCAAGCTCGGGTTGGCGAAGGAAGTGCGCTTAGGCAATTTGGATGCCCAACGGGATTGGGGCCATGCCCGTGAATACGTCCGGGCCATGTGGATGATGTTGCAGCAGGACGAGCCGGAAGATTATGTCATTGCTACTGGCGAAACGCATACGGTGCGCGAGTTTGCCGAGGCGGCGTTCTCGCACCTCGGGTTGGACTACCGGGAGCACGTGGTCCTGGATCCCGGGCTGAAGCGGCCGGCCGAAGTGGAAATTCTATTGGGCGACGCCACGAGAGCCCGACAACAGCTCGGGTGGTCTTGCCAGATCAAATTTAAGGAGTTGGTGCGCGAGATGGTCGAAGCTGATGTGCAGCTCCTGAGCGAAGCGGATGGGGCAGTAATGCGTGGGCGTCCGCGTCCCTAA
- the rfbD gene encoding dTDP-4-dehydrorhamnose reductase has product MRILITGADGQLGHELQRTLSCHDLILGIYPAFDLLKPEIESFVTDACPDVVIHAAAYTNVEQAEQEPDVAMSVNADGTERVARAVSKIGARLICLSTDYVFDGQKGAPYEETDPTNPLNAYGRSKLEGERRALAYCSNTLIIRTAWLYGLHGNNFVKTIMQRAVEQKELRIVADQRGCPTHAGDLAAAIAKVVKVDLRGIAHATGSGSCTWHEFASKIISLMGVAIAVRPITTEEARRAAIRPPYTVLANRTLAQLGITMPHWEDALVRFMQDMQATAR; this is encoded by the coding sequence GTGCGCATCCTGATTACAGGGGCAGATGGCCAACTGGGTCATGAGTTGCAGCGGACGCTGAGTTGTCATGACCTCATACTCGGTATCTATCCAGCGTTTGATCTCTTGAAGCCAGAGATTGAGTCGTTTGTCACGGACGCTTGCCCAGATGTTGTGATCCATGCGGCAGCCTATACAAACGTGGAACAGGCTGAGCAGGAGCCTGATGTGGCCATGTCTGTGAACGCGGACGGTACTGAAAGAGTGGCAAGAGCTGTCTCCAAGATAGGCGCTCGCCTGATTTGCCTCTCTACCGATTATGTGTTTGATGGACAGAAGGGGGCGCCCTATGAGGAAACGGATCCGACCAATCCCCTCAATGCTTATGGGCGATCGAAGCTTGAAGGAGAACGTCGCGCATTGGCATACTGTTCCAATACGCTCATCATTCGGACCGCATGGCTGTATGGCTTACATGGGAACAATTTTGTTAAAACGATAATGCAACGAGCAGTTGAGCAGAAAGAATTACGCATAGTGGCCGACCAGCGGGGGTGCCCAACCCATGCTGGTGATCTCGCTGCTGCCATTGCGAAGGTAGTGAAAGTCGACTTGCGGGGAATAGCCCATGCAACCGGGAGCGGTAGCTGTACGTGGCATGAATTTGCCTCCAAAATCATCTCGTTAATGGGAGTGGCAATTGCGGTACGTCCCATCACAACAGAAGAGGCACGGAGGGCGGCGATTCGCCCCCCCTATACGGTCCTTGCAAATCGAACCTTGGCCCAATTGGGAATTACGATGCCACATTGGGAAGATGCATTGGTTCGGTTCATGCAGGATATGCAAGCGACTGCTCGTTAA
- a CDS encoding DegQ family serine endoprotease: protein MGMEQLEEKAPARNRRRSSWLASILLIGLGVLIGLVVAADMGWLPFGHAVPEPPVAGLSPTPAPPSVIGSNQNFVQIAKSVKPAVVNIFTTRSGKSGEGPQAMPFDDPFFRRFFGDEFFKRFEAPRERKERSLGSGVIVDPNGLIITNNHVVSKADEIKVFLSDKREFKAKLIGTDSKTDLAVLKVEAEGLHTIPWSDSDKLEVGEFVLAVGNPFGLTQTVTMGIVSAVGRASMGIAEYEDFIQTDAAINPGNSGGALVNVRGELVGINTAIFSQSGGNMGIGFAVPSNMARSILEQLVKAGKVVRGWLGVSIQELSPELASQFGLSESKGVLVSDVLDGSPAKKAGLERGDVILEFDGKSVETPTHLRNIVAQTPVGKKTTVKFVRNKGQRTVDVTIAEQPKNMAQAGGGDGDGDEGGEGIRPSGLLSDLDVRELNSEWARRFGLGGNEKGVVVARVRSGSAAEEAGVKEGDLILEVNRKPTPTLKAYEQAAAKSGKGEAVLLLIKRQGLTTYLTLKS, encoded by the coding sequence ATGGGGATGGAGCAATTGGAAGAAAAGGCGCCGGCGCGGAATCGGCGGCGTTCGTCCTGGCTGGCCAGTATCCTGTTGATCGGACTGGGCGTGCTGATCGGATTGGTGGTGGCGGCCGATATGGGCTGGCTGCCGTTCGGGCATGCGGTGCCCGAGCCGCCCGTGGCCGGGCTTTCGCCGACGCCGGCGCCGCCATCGGTCATCGGGAGCAATCAGAATTTCGTCCAGATCGCCAAAAGCGTGAAGCCGGCCGTGGTGAACATTTTCACCACGCGAAGCGGCAAGAGCGGGGAGGGGCCCCAGGCCATGCCCTTCGACGACCCGTTCTTTCGCCGCTTCTTCGGTGACGAGTTTTTCAAGCGGTTCGAGGCCCCGCGCGAGCGGAAGGAGCGGAGCCTGGGGTCGGGCGTGATCGTGGACCCGAACGGCCTGATCATCACGAACAATCACGTGGTCAGCAAGGCCGATGAGATCAAGGTATTCCTGTCCGACAAACGTGAGTTCAAAGCCAAGTTGATCGGGACGGATTCCAAGACCGACCTGGCGGTGCTGAAAGTCGAAGCGGAGGGCTTGCATACGATTCCCTGGTCCGACTCGGACAAGCTGGAGGTGGGGGAGTTCGTGCTCGCTGTCGGGAACCCCTTCGGGCTGACCCAGACGGTGACCATGGGCATTGTCAGCGCGGTCGGGCGGGCCAGCATGGGGATTGCGGAGTACGAAGACTTCATCCAAACCGATGCGGCCATCAACCCCGGCAACTCGGGTGGTGCGCTGGTGAACGTGCGCGGCGAACTGGTCGGGATCAATACGGCGATCTTCAGCCAGAGCGGCGGCAACATGGGCATCGGGTTCGCCGTGCCCAGCAACATGGCGCGGTCGATCCTGGAGCAGCTGGTCAAGGCCGGCAAAGTCGTGCGGGGTTGGCTGGGCGTGTCCATTCAGGAGCTCTCGCCGGAACTGGCGTCGCAGTTCGGGCTGTCGGAATCCAAGGGGGTCCTGGTCAGCGATGTCCTGGACGGCAGTCCGGCCAAGAAGGCGGGGCTGGAGCGCGGGGATGTGATCCTCGAGTTCGACGGCAAGTCCGTGGAGACCCCCACCCACCTCAGGAATATTGTGGCGCAGACCCCGGTGGGCAAGAAAACCACGGTCAAGTTCGTTCGCAACAAGGGCCAGCGCACGGTGGATGTGACGATCGCGGAGCAGCCGAAGAATATGGCGCAAGCCGGCGGCGGTGACGGCGACGGCGATGAAGGCGGGGAGGGGATCAGGCCGTCCGGTCTCCTGTCGGACCTGGACGTGCGCGAGCTCAACAGCGAGTGGGCCCGTCGGTTTGGGCTGGGAGGCAACGAAAAAGGGGTGGTGGTGGCGCGAGTCCGCTCCGGCAGCGCGGCAGAGGAGGCGGGCGTCAAAGAGGGCGATCTGATCCTGGAAGTGAACCGGAAACCGACTCCGACGCTCAAGGCCTACGAGCAGGCGGCCGCCAAATCCGGCAAAGGCGAGGCTGTTCTGTTGTTGATCAAACGCCAGGGTCTCACGACCTACCTCACGTTGAAGTCTTAG
- a CDS encoding HAD-IIIA family hydrolase — MLATDVDGVLTDGGMCYSDSGDEWKRFHVRDGMGIKLLQRAGLLTALITQEQTKLVARRAEKLTIPEVHQGAHDKLAVLRDIVSRHGLDLSQVAYIGDDVNDLETLRAVGFSAAPADAVPVVRKTVHFVCKKKGGEGAVREVADLILAAQARPSAKRT; from the coding sequence CTGCTTGCAACGGACGTGGACGGGGTGTTGACTGATGGGGGCATGTGCTATTCGGATTCTGGCGATGAGTGGAAGCGGTTTCATGTGCGCGACGGCATGGGCATCAAGTTGCTGCAGCGTGCGGGATTGCTTACGGCGTTGATCACCCAGGAGCAGACGAAACTGGTCGCTCGACGGGCCGAGAAGCTTACGATTCCGGAAGTGCACCAGGGTGCGCACGACAAACTGGCGGTGCTGCGTGACATTGTTTCGCGGCATGGGCTTGATCTGAGCCAGGTGGCGTATATCGGCGACGACGTCAACGATCTGGAGACGTTACGGGCGGTCGGGTTTTCGGCGGCTCCGGCCGATGCCGTTCCGGTTGTCCGCAAGACTGTTCATTTTGTGTGTAAAAAAAAAGGTGGGGAAGGAGCGGTTCGAGAAGTGGCCGATCTGATTCTGGCTGCACAGGCACGTCCGTCAGCGAAGAGAACGTAA
- a CDS encoding TRAM domain-containing protein: MARRIVFVLLSALAGMTLFLRGEDPTGPLLAAGFAIGALTGGLILIAEYLLQKASFGLVVGGTGGLAIGLVLTGLVEWVGSAIFDVETFLFHIGGLLFLLGLPYLGLVLGAKFGRERITGQSKHPEHAVVTGNHKILDTSVIIDGRVADLCETGFLEGTFLVPQFILQELQHIADSSDSLKRARGRRGLDILNKIQKMVDIDVRIIDDDFPNVKDVDSKLVVLAKKVGAKVITNDLNLNKVAELQGVRVLNINELCNALRPVVLPGETIRVFVLKEGKEAGQGVAYLDDGTMIVVDNAKRCIGRNVDVIVTSVLQTTAGRMIFTRLREETEKEEFQVARG; the protein is encoded by the coding sequence ATGGCACGGCGAATCGTTTTCGTGCTCCTGAGCGCCCTGGCAGGGATGACTTTATTTTTGCGCGGGGAGGATCCGACGGGTCCCCTGCTCGCAGCCGGGTTTGCCATCGGAGCATTGACGGGCGGCCTTATTCTTATTGCAGAGTACCTGCTTCAAAAGGCGTCTTTCGGGCTGGTCGTGGGCGGAACCGGCGGGCTGGCCATCGGGCTGGTCCTGACCGGCCTCGTCGAATGGGTCGGCAGCGCCATCTTCGATGTCGAGACGTTCCTATTCCACATCGGCGGGCTGTTGTTTCTCCTGGGGCTGCCCTACCTGGGGTTGGTGCTGGGAGCGAAGTTCGGCCGGGAGCGGATCACGGGGCAGTCCAAGCATCCCGAGCATGCGGTGGTGACCGGCAATCATAAGATTCTCGATACCAGCGTAATCATCGATGGGCGGGTGGCGGATCTCTGCGAGACCGGTTTCCTGGAGGGCACCTTTCTGGTGCCGCAATTCATTCTACAAGAGCTGCAGCACATCGCCGACTCGTCGGATTCTTTGAAGCGGGCGCGGGGCCGGCGGGGGCTGGACATCTTGAACAAGATCCAGAAGATGGTGGATATCGACGTGCGGATCATCGACGACGATTTTCCCAACGTCAAAGACGTGGATTCCAAACTCGTCGTCCTGGCCAAGAAAGTGGGCGCCAAGGTCATCACGAACGACCTCAATCTGAACAAGGTCGCGGAGCTACAGGGCGTGCGTGTGCTGAACATCAACGAACTGTGCAATGCGCTCCGGCCGGTAGTGTTGCCGGGCGAGACCATCCGGGTCTTCGTGTTGAAAGAGGGCAAGGAAGCCGGACAAGGCGTGGCCTACCTGGACGATGGGACGATGATCGTGGTGGACAACGCCAAACGCTGCATCGGGCGGAACGTGGACGTGATCGTCACCAGCGTGCTGCAGACGACGGCGGGTCGGATGATCTTCACGCGCTTGCGCGAGGAGACGGAGAAGGAGGAGTTTCAAGTCGCGCGTGGGTAA
- a CDS encoding phosphomannomutase/phosphoglucomutase: MALFREYDIRGIVGQELTEDLAERIGRAFATVARDKGAKTVSVGRDGRESSPALRDRLVQGLTAGGLNVLDIGVCPTPVLYFSLFQLPVDGGVMITGSHNASEYNGFKLCIGKEALHGDAIQQLRKVMEAGHFSSGPGTVSLRPLLQDYLAYLKASFASVDARHLHVVIDCGNGAAALVAKQAMEQLGCRVTGLYCDLDGRFPNHHPDPTVVENLRDLIATVKRTGANVGIGYDGDADRIGAVDEQGHILWGDRLMVLYARDILAVRPGSTIISEVKASQSLYEDIQRRGGRPIMWKTGHSLIKAKMKTESAVLAGEMSGHMFFADRYFGYDDAIYASCRLVEILAKNKQPLSALLADLPATSVTPEIRVDCPDHVKFDLVGQVQARLLAYAKAGRAPGEKGLVIRDVVTIDGIRVMFEDGWGLIRASNTQPALVLRFEASSPQRLDVIRALIESELDQARRTLAA; this comes from the coding sequence ATGGCGCTCTTTCGTGAATATGACATTCGGGGCATCGTCGGCCAGGAACTGACGGAGGATCTGGCCGAGCGGATCGGGCGGGCCTTTGCCACCGTTGCCCGGGACAAGGGCGCGAAGACGGTCAGCGTGGGGCGTGACGGGCGGGAAAGCTCCCCTGCTTTGCGCGACCGGCTGGTCCAAGGTCTGACGGCCGGCGGACTCAATGTGTTGGATATCGGGGTCTGCCCCACCCCCGTGCTGTACTTTTCCCTGTTCCAATTGCCGGTCGATGGCGGCGTGATGATCACCGGCAGCCATAATGCCTCGGAGTATAACGGCTTCAAGTTGTGCATTGGGAAAGAGGCGCTCCATGGAGACGCCATCCAGCAGCTCCGCAAGGTGATGGAGGCAGGTCATTTCTCCAGTGGGCCCGGGACGGTATCCCTCCGCCCGCTCCTCCAGGACTATCTCGCCTATTTGAAGGCCAGCTTCGCGTCGGTCGATGCGCGTCATTTGCATGTGGTGATCGACTGCGGGAACGGGGCGGCTGCGCTTGTGGCCAAGCAAGCCATGGAACAACTGGGTTGCCGTGTCACCGGGCTCTATTGCGACCTGGATGGCCGGTTCCCCAACCATCATCCGGACCCGACGGTGGTGGAGAACCTCCGGGATTTGATCGCAACGGTGAAAAGAACCGGGGCAAATGTCGGGATCGGCTATGACGGGGATGCGGACCGAATCGGTGCGGTGGATGAGCAGGGTCATATTCTGTGGGGTGACCGTCTCATGGTCCTCTATGCCCGGGACATCCTGGCCGTCCGGCCTGGTAGTACGATCATCTCGGAAGTCAAGGCCTCGCAGAGCCTCTATGAGGACATTCAGCGGCGCGGGGGGCGGCCGATCATGTGGAAGACCGGCCATTCGCTGATCAAAGCCAAGATGAAAACCGAGTCGGCGGTTTTGGCCGGCGAAATGTCCGGACATATGTTCTTCGCCGACCGTTATTTCGGCTATGACGATGCGATCTATGCCTCATGTCGGCTGGTCGAAATCCTGGCCAAGAACAAGCAGCCGTTGTCCGCTCTGCTGGCGGATTTGCCGGCGACCTCGGTGACGCCCGAGATCCGAGTCGATTGTCCCGACCATGTGAAATTCGATCTGGTCGGGCAAGTCCAGGCGCGCCTCCTGGCTTATGCCAAGGCCGGTCGGGCTCCCGGTGAGAAGGGGCTCGTGATCCGGGACGTGGTGACGATCGACGGCATCCGTGTCATGTTCGAGGACGGGTGGGGCTTGATCCGGGCGTCCAACACGCAGCCGGCTCTTGTCCTGCGCTTCGAAGCCTCCTCTCCCCAGCGCCTGGATGTGATTCGGGCGTTGATCGAATCAGAGCTGGACCAAGCCAGACGAACTCTCGCAGCCTAA
- a CDS encoding DUF3108 domain-containing protein, producing the protein MSTERPFMPGERLTYALTWLNIRAGTAVLEVAGAAPVQGRATLRLLTTAVSSPLVTKFYPVDNRVESLVDAEKMLPHRMRFRRREGKRSNDFDVAFDQAAGTITSIKDGVMDQLPLPPQTYDSISCLYYVRTLPSLVPGASATFSVHHDKKTYKLEIRVEAVETIKGAWGEVETVRVLAIMPFQGIFLNEGNIRVWFTNDSRRVPVMMKAKVKIGSVVASLVEGFQVPGAP; encoded by the coding sequence ATGTCCACCGAGCGCCCCTTCATGCCGGGGGAGCGGTTGACCTATGCCCTCACGTGGCTGAATATCCGTGCCGGCACCGCCGTGCTTGAAGTGGCAGGCGCTGCGCCGGTTCAGGGGCGCGCGACGCTTCGTCTCCTGACGACCGCGGTCTCCAGCCCCTTGGTGACAAAATTCTATCCGGTCGACAACCGGGTGGAGTCGCTGGTAGACGCCGAGAAGATGCTGCCTCACCGGATGCGGTTTCGAAGGCGTGAAGGGAAGCGGAGTAACGACTTCGATGTCGCCTTCGACCAAGCCGCAGGTACCATCACCTCGATCAAGGACGGGGTCATGGACCAGTTGCCCTTGCCCCCGCAGACCTACGACTCGATTTCTTGCCTCTATTATGTCCGTACGCTGCCTTCCCTGGTGCCGGGGGCCTCAGCCACCTTTAGCGTCCATCACGACAAGAAGACGTACAAGTTGGAGATCCGAGTCGAGGCGGTCGAAACCATCAAGGGAGCCTGGGGGGAGGTCGAAACGGTGAGGGTGTTGGCGATCATGCCGTTTCAAGGCATTTTTCTCAATGAAGGGAACATCCGGGTCTGGTTCACCAACGACAGCCGTCGGGTGCCGGTGATGATGAAAGCCAAGGTGAAAATCGGGTCCGTGGTGGCCAGCCTGGTCGAAGGCTTTCAGGTTCCGGGCGCCCCGTAA